The Bacteroidota bacterium genomic interval GGTATTTTGCGAGAAGAGGCTCAAGAGCTGAATAAAAGGTTTTATATGTTTCACAAAAAAAAGAGACCTTTTATCATTCTCAAATATGCTAAAAGCAAGGATGGTTTTATGGCCCCTGCTGAGCAAAAGCAAGTTTGGATCAGCAATGAATTTTCCCAACAATTGGTGCATCAGTGGCGTGGAGAAGAACAGGCCATTTTGGTTGGCACAAAAACAGCTAAAATTGATAATCCTCAGCTTAACAATAGGTTTGATAACAATCCTGATCCGCTTCGCTTAGTCATTGATAAAAACCTAAAATTATCAAACAGTTTGAACCTCTTTGATCAACGAATACAAACAATTGTAATTAACGAAAAAGATAATCGAAG includes:
- a CDS encoding RibD family protein, producing the protein MFHKKKRPFIILKYAKSKDGFMAPAEQKQVWISNEFSQQLVHQWRGEEQAILVGTKTAKIDNPQLNNRFDNNPDPLRLVIDKNLKLSNSLNLFDQRIQTIVINEKDNRSLPKLAYVKMQFDHTLPQQILDYLYSKSIQSLIIEGGAFTLQSFIDQELWDEARVFTGVVELQYGMPAPPLKGEIIQKRMIEKDELIIYRNQVNE